The DNA window CTAAATTCAATAAAGAAAATGATTGGAGGTTAACTCAAAATAAAAAAAGAAAGCTAAAGCTTTCTTTTTTTATTTTGAGTTATTAACAGCACGCTCCTTTTATGTCACAAACTCCAATATAGGGATCGCCCCCCGGGTTAATGCAAAGGCATTCCATATCACAGCCATTACTATTACCACCATTAATTTCTTTTAGTTCTTTTTTAGATAATTTTCGTTTTAATAAGTCTGATTTTTTCATAGTAATAATATTTAATTTAGTTAAACTAAGGTATATTATTTATTTAATAAATCCAAAAACAGTGAGTAAAACTCTTCTTTAATATAAAAAAGACACCAAAATATTGGTGTCTTTTCTAGTTTAGAAGAATATATTTGCTTGTTTTTAGCAAGATATTTCTTTTAATTAGCAGCAGTATCCGTCTTGTATACCATAAACGCCACTCAGTTCTTCACCGGTATGGCGATCAAAACAACTGATTACTCTTGGGCAAGCCGGTCCAAAACCACCATTAATTTCCTTCAATTCTTTTTTAGTCAATTTCTTGATTTGAATGCTTGATTTTTTCATAATAAAAACTTTTAATTTGGTTAAACTAAATTACATTTTTAATTCTGATATATCAATTATATGTGAACAGAATTTATGAAAATACCTGAAATTAGGTATATTAATGTGCTGGAAATCATTGACAAATGAAAATTTTCATTAATTTTGAATATGAAGAATTCAATAAGTATTTTATTTCTGTTCTTATGTTTTACCATTTCAAAGGCGCAGCAAATTAATGTTTCCTCTATAAAATATGAAGAGCTGGAAAAGCGTATTCAGCAGGAGAAAGATAAATTGCTTGTTGTCAATTTTTGGTCAACAACCTGTGCCCCTTGCATAAAGGAACTTCCTTATTTCATGGAGGTAAACAATAAGCATAAAGATAATCCAAAATTTAAAATGATCTTGGTTTCTTTGGATAGGGCGGTAGATAAAGAAAAGGTGATTAAATTTATAAAAAATAAAAACCTAACAACGGAAGTCATTTTGTTGGATGATATCAAAAGGATGAATACATGGATACCAAGGTTTGAAAAAGATTGGGATGGTAATATTCCGGTCACTTTATTTTATAAAAACGGCGAGAAAATATTTTTTAATGACGGCGAAATGAGTAAAGATGAGCTGGAGAATACGATTAACAAAAATTTACTTTAAACAAAATACTATGAAAAATTTAAAGATTATCATACTAACTTTCATTATTGGTTTTGGAATGTTGAGTTTTACAACAAGAGATAACGATAAAAAAGGAACAGAGAAACATCCTATTTCTCTATCTAATAAAGGATATGAGGTGGGTGATGAGGCAACAGATTTTAAATTAAAAAACATTGATGGGAAAATGGTTTCCCTAAGTGACTATAAGAACGCAAAAGGCTTTATTGTCATTTTTACTTGTAATCATTGTCCTTATGCTAAAAAATATGAAGACCGGATTATAGAACTCGACAAAAAATATAAAGATCAGGGCTATCCTGTGATTGCTATTAACCCAAATGATCCGAACGTTCAACCTGAAGATGGATACAAGCAAATGATTGAAAGAGCTAAGCAAAAAGGATTTACTTTTCCCTATTTGGTAGATGAGGGACAGAAAATTTATCCTCAGTATGGAGCCACTAAAACACCGCATGTGTTTGTTCTGCAAAAGAATAATGGTAAAAATATTGTCAAATATATCGGAGCTATAGATAATAATTATGACAACCCGAATGACGTTTCAGAATATTACGCTCAGGATGCGGTAAATTCTTTGATAAAAGGAGAGCCTATAAAAATGACAAAAACTGTAGCTATAGGATGCACAGTGAAAGTAAAGAAATAATCATCGATTATATACGTTTACTTACAAAGCGGGCTTTAGCCCGCTTTGTAATATTGATTATACCATATTAAAATATAAAGATTATAATGAAGATAAAATTTAATCTGAAATATCTCTTTCTAACAATTCTGTTGTTTCTGACAGAAGTTTTAATTGCGACCGTATTAAAAGATATTTTCTTTATAAGAGCTTATTTGGGGGATGTTATTGTCGTGATTCTTCTGTATACTTTTATCAAAACTTTCACTATAATTGATGATCAAAAACTTATTGTAGGGATTTTTATCTTTTCTTGTGTTATAGAACTAGCTCAATATTTCAATATTGCAGAAAAAATAGGCTTCCGAAAAGGAAGCCTTATGTATATTGTCATTGGAAATTCATTTTCCTGGATTGATATTGCATGTTATGCAGTCGGATGTTTAATTCTTTATATCATTGTAAAATATAAAAATTATAAACTGCTACTGACTACTCAAGGCTAAATATAAGGGGCTGCCTCATTTTCATTCTCGTCTTGATCCCATTGTTTACCCCAGGAATCCATTTTGTATTAACACTATTGAGGGATTTTAAGAACTCTCTTTTAATAATGTCATTTTCATAGGATTCTATTTTTATATCGGTCATACTGCCATCTGTTTCTATGACGAATGAAGCCACAGCTCTTGCTTTAGTAATGTTAAGACTTGATAGCAGTGAAGTACGAAAAGTGCTTAAAATTTCCTTCACAAATGCCTGATGGCCACCTGGAAACTCAGGGCTCTTATCAGTTGCAGACCCAGCAGGTGAAACGGATTTTGTTATGTTGTTATTGGAAATAGAATCTTTTTGTGCAGAAATGAAAACAACGCAGAAAGCGAGTATAATAAAGGTTAGGTACTTTTTCATATTACCTTCCAAAACTGTCATATTTGTCTTCAGCATATTTGATAAAACGATTCAATAATGCAACGTTTTCTTTTTCCATTGGTGAAAGATCATTGTCTACATTGCCAGATACAGGAATATACCAGTCCGTATGTTCAAAAAAGTTTCTGTATGTTTCTTTTTTAAAAGAATATCCATGTCTTGCAAAAACTGAATTCTTAATGATTTCCATATCCAGCTTTCTTAAGTTTTTAATGTCTTTTTCAGTTAGTTTTTGCTTAGATGCATTAATTTTAAAGATAGCTTCCGTAGCCACTCTGTTTTTTGAGGTGGTATAGCTTTCTGTTTTTCCTGTTTCTTCATCCTTATATTTTTCGACAAAACTTTTGGGATTAGTCCAGTCTACAAGATCAGAATCTTCATCCAACATGAAATTTGGGTTATATACAAAATCCTTTTTTGCTAATCTCAATGTTTTAGAAGATGCTTTTACAGCGGTTTTATTAAAGGCTGTCCATTTTCCAGATAGAGAGTCATTATTTAATTTTACCTCAAATCTTCCATCAGTTTTATCACTTCCAGGTTCGTCTAAAACAAAAGATTTTGTAGCTTCATTAAAAATACCTCTGAACGGACGTTGGTTACCATTTACAATACTTTGTCCATACACACTGTCTTTTGTTATTTTATTTATTTTTAAGGAAATTCTTTTTAAGATACTTCCATCATATTCTGAACCATCACTCTCATCCAGCATTTTTTCCATTCCGGCAAAATCACCAGTATAAATTCCGTAGTATTCTTTATGAATTTCAGGAATGATTACAGAGTCTTTTTTTGCGGTGAGAGAATCTGAAGAAGAGCTGGTGTTTTTCGCATCCTTTTTACAGCTTAGTAAAGAGACTGTCAGTAAAGGGATCAAAGCATAATTTAAAATTTTCATAGTATTTTTTTTGTGATTAAGAATTCAATTAATAAGATATTGGGAATCCAACCCAACCATGCAATAATTTGATAAACATCCATCGGATTGGGGTGAAATAAGTATACAATAATAACTTTCCACATTCGTAAAGTTATAGCAGATAATGTTAACGCAAAACTTCGCCACATCCATTGTTTATGAAGAGTGAATTTTTTCTGTTTTGCAAATTGATAAGCTTTGAAAGTAGTAAACCACCATAAGCTGCCAAGTATGATGAAAGAAATTTTAGATGGAAAACCCCCATTGGCGAATATCGCCATATAAATCCCGGCAGGAGCACAGAAGATTAACAGAAGTAAAATATACACTTTGCCAGCATTTCTATGGAAGTTTTTTAAACCGAAATCCCTTCTGAGAAGAGCTAAAAAGCCAGATAGTAATACAAAGATACTGGTGTAAACATGGGTGTAAAAAAATGGAAGATATTCAGGTCTGTGCTCTACTTCTGTTTGTTTGATCATTAAAAAACTCACATCTGCTTTTAAAGGAATATATTCCAATGTGATTTGTAACATAAGCCAAAAGAAATATCCGAACCCTAGAATTAAAAGGATTTTTAAAACGGGAAGATATTTTTTCTTGACTAAAAGCATTTTAAGAATTTATTATTATTCAAATTGCATTGTGATAGGTAATTTAAATCTATATTTTACAGGTTTGCCGTTGAGTTCAGCCGGGTTCCATTTAGTTTTTGCCATTGCTTTTACCACACGTTCCATTTCTTTATTCATTGACTTGTTATTGCCCAAAGCTATTTTTTCATTATATACTTTATTTATTTTATATTCAAATCCTGTGCGATAAGCCAAGCCTCACTCCAACAAGCCTGAAAATTGAAACCACCTGTTACCGCATCAATATTTAAAACTTCACCCGCAATATAAAAATTGGGGATGATTTTTGAAGACATATTTTTAAAATTAATCTCTTTTAAATCTACACCTCCTGCGGTTACAAATTCATCTTTAAAGGTTGATTTTCCAGTTACCTGCAATTTCTTTTTGCAAAGATTTTCTAAAATAATCAGCATTTCCTTTCCCGAAATATTAGCAACCTGTTTGTTGAGGTCAACTTTGGAAACTTCCAGAACTTTCTGCCAGAATCTATTCGTAATATCAAAGATCTTGGATTGACCAATTGTTTTTTTAGGATTACTTTGTCTGAAGTTTTGAAATAATGCTTCAGCTTCATCCATTGTTTTTGAAATAAAGTTGGCTTCAATTTCAAAATTATATTTAACCAAAGCTAAATCTATAGCTTCCCAAGCAGAAATTTTCAGAATTGCGGGACCCGAAAGGCCCCAATGTGTGATCAATAATGGGCCGCTTTCTTCCGTTTTCAATTTTGGAATAGAAATTTCTGCATTTTCAAAGCTTGTTCCTGCGAGATCTTTTAGTAAATCATTCTTAATATTGAATGTAAAAAGCGAAGGAACAAGACTGATGATTTTATGTCCTAAATTCTCAATAATTTTCAATGACTTTGGAGAACTTCCGGTGGTATAAATAATATAATCTGCTTCAAAGTCTTCCGAATTGGTTTTAACAATATATTTTTCTTCTTCCTTTAGAATTTCCTTTACAACGCATTTTGTTTTTACCTCAATGTTCTTTTTTTGAATTTCATTAAGGAAGGTGTTAATAATGGTTTGTGAAGAATTACTCTCTGGAAAGATCCTGTTGTCATTTTCTATTTTCAACGAAATATTTCGTTGATCGAACCATTCCATTGTGTCGCCCGGTTGAAATTTGGTAAAAACGCTTAGGAGTTCTTTATTTCCACGAGGGTAGAACTGAACCAGTTCTCTTGGATCAAAACAGGCATGACTTACATTACAACGACCTCCTCCGGATATTTTTACTTTCTGAAGGACATCTGAATTCTGTTCAAGAATAATAACTTTATATTTTGTTTCGTCGAGGTTTGATGCACAAAAAAAGCCTGCTGCACCACCACCAATAATGATAATTTTTTTCATGTATATGTAATCCTATGCTGAAGATTATTTTTCCAAAAGTACAATTTTTATAAACCATCTTATTTGAGTATTTTTGATGATTATAATTTTATCATTCTAAATACGATTTTCAAATGACATTCTACCATACCTTCGAAGTGCGTTGGAGCGATCTTGATGCCAACAAACATTTAGCAAATTCATCTTATGTGCAGTATTGTGCACAAACCCGAATGGCTTTTATGACAAAAGAAAAAATGGGAGTTACCCAATTAAGCAGATGGGGAATCGGACCTGTTATGCTGCATGAAAGATATTCTTTCTTTAAAGAGATCTATGCCGATCAGACCGTAATTGTAAGTTTGGAAATAGATGGGTGCTCAGAAGATTCTTCTATCTACCGTTTTCTTCATAAATTCTACACGCCGGACGGGGTGCATTGTGCAACATCGGAGGCTACAGGAGTATGGATTGATATGATGTTAAGAAAAATGACCACGCCGCCGGATGACATTGTAGAAGCAATGAATAAATACAAAACTGCCGATACGCAAATTTTAACAAGAGAGGATTTTAAGAAATTCCCTTTTCATGCGGAAAATATTGACCCAACAGAGTTTAACAAATAAAAGATAATTTGTAAATGATAATAGGTAGAATAGTATCGAACATCATTTATCAATTATCCGTCATCACTTATAAATAAAGATATGTTTGAAGATAAATCTCAGGAACTGACACCGATCTCTAAATTAGGAGAATTTGGACTGATTAAACACCTTACGGAACATTTTCCTCTGTCCAATGAATCTTCGGAGCTTGGAGTAGGGGATGATGCAGCAGTTATTAATCCGGGTAACAAAAAAGTAGTACTTACTACAGATGTTTTAGCTGAGGGAGTTCACTTTAATTTGGGATATGTTCCATTAAAACATTTGGGATATAAGGCAGTTGTTGTTAATCTTAGTGATATTGCTGCGATGAACGCTACACCAACTCAAATATTAGTTTCCCTGGCAGTTTCAAACCGTTTTCCGGTTGAAGCTCTGGAAGAACTTTACTCCGGAATCCAAGCAGCTTGCTCACGTTATAAAGTGGATTTAATAGGTGGAGATACCACAAGCTCAAATGCAGGATTAGTAATGAGCATTACAGCTGTTGGAATAGAAGATGAAGAAAACCTGATAAAAAGAAGTACAGCAAAAGCAAATGATCTACTTGTTGTAAGTGGAGATTTAGGAGGCGCTTATATGGGGCTTCAAATTTTGGAAAGAGAGCATGCTGTTTTCTTAGCAGATCCAAATATGCAACCTGAAATGGAAGGCTTTGACTACATTTTAGAAAGACAATTAAAGCCAGAAGCAAGAACAGATGTAAAATCGATCTTGAAAGAACTGGATATCAAACCTACTTCTATGATCGATATATCTGATGGATTGGCTTCTGAAATTTTGCACCTTTCTGATCAGTCGAAGGTTGGATTCAGATTATACGAAGAGAAGATTCCTATGGATAGCCTCACAATTTCTACAGCAGATGAAATGAATTTAAATCCTGTAATGACGGCATTAAGTGGTGGTGAAGATTATGAATTGCTGTTCACAATTTCACCTAATGATTTTGATAAAATTAAAAACCATCCCGACTTTACCATTATAGGGCATGCTGTAGAAAAAGAAGAAGGGAACTTTATGGTAGCAAGAGGATCAAATCAGTTAGTTTCTCTGACAGCACAGGGGTGGGATGCTTTTTTAGGCAACCAGAAAGAAGAATAGATTAGATTTAATTTTTAAATATTGTAAAAGCCACTGCAACCTTGCGGTGGTTTTTTGTTCACTGTCATTGCGAGGAGCAAAACGACGAAGCAATCTCTTTAGTATAAATCGAAAGGAAAGGAAAATCTTACTCATCACACATTTATTTCAACTCATCCTAAGATATAAGCACTTAATCAAGTAATTTTTGCCCAGGGCAACGAAAGGGCTCTCTTTGTGAAAATTTTAAATTATGAAGAAAGGTCTTTTGACGGTCTTTTATGGTCTTGCTCACCTGAGTTGTTGGGTTAATGCTCAGTCTGGAATTTCCGGAGAAGTAAAAACGGAATATATTCCACACTCCAGCTATATCCGTCCGGAGGATAGCGTGAAAACAAATTCTAAAAGTGATTTTAAGAGAATGGATGTAAGTTTCAATATTCCATTATCTATGAAGAAAACAGATGATGGAAAAGTGAAAGCCTGGTCATTATTGGTGAATGGATCCTATGCTAAGATGTCCCACAAGAACTACGAAAGTAGTTTGTTTCCGGATCAGATGCTGAATGCACAAATTGGATTACAGCACTTGAGACCATTAGGAGGGAAATGGAGCATGATGATTACTGCTTCGGCAGGAGTTTATACCGATCTGGAAAATGTAAATTTTGATGATGTATTGGGTCAGGGAGGAATATTATTTATAAAGAACTTTAGTCCAAATCTAGCTCTCGGTGCAGGACCGGTATTAACTACTGCGTTCGGAGTACCTATGATTATGCCGTGGATTTATTTCGATTGGAAGACAGGAAGTAAAATCAAGTTTAAGATTAACTTCCCGGAAGGCTTGGAAGCGGGTTATCAGTTCACAGATAAATTTGCTTTAAAAGGGGTGGTAGAAATGAATGGGATGACCGTAGAAAGAAATAAAGGCGGAAAATCTACTTTATTGGGATATCAGCAGATAACCGCAGGTTTAAGACCTGAGTTACAGATCAGCAAAAACTTAAGCTTACGGCTTACCGGAGGAACAGCATTATTAAGAAGTTTCAACGAAAACGATCGTAAGATAAAAAGTATATTTAAAACTAAAAAGATGGAAGATCCGCGTTTCGCCAGTACCTTTTATATGGCATTTTCGTTACGCTGGAATCTGCCATAATTTTATTTGCTGATGAGCTTCTTATAAACAACCTGATTTAGTAATTCTTCTTTTCGGGTTCTGGAAATAGGGAGCTCAATTTTATTAATGTACAATCTGCCTCCCGAGATCATTTCAATATGGGTGATATTAATCAGAAAAGATTTATGAATTCTAAAAAAATGCTCTGGAGAAAGAGATTCTTCAATGGCTTTCATTGTTTGATGAATAACAAGAGATTTATCTTTAAAATGAAGCTTAGTATAGTTCTGCATGCTCTCTATGTATAAGATATCTACCCAGGAGACCTTAATGAAGGTATCAGATTGACGGACATATAAAAAAGGATCATCCAATTGGAGGTTCTTTTTTGATTTTTCAGATAGAATAAATTGTTGATGGGCTTTATTTACCGCCTGATAAAAGCGATTGAAAGCAATGGGTTTCAAAAGATAATCTACCACCTGAAGTCTGTAACCTTCTAGAGCATATTCAGAATAAGCCGTTGTAAGAATACATAAGGGAGGATTTTCCAATTGTTCCAAAAACTCAAGTCCGGTTAAATAAGGCATATTAATATCCAGAAAGATCAGATCAATTTGATTATCCTGTACTTTATAATTTGCTTCTAATGCTGTGGCACAGGTGTCTGCAGCTTCTAAAAAGTCAATCTGATCTGCCATATCCTTAAGGTAAAACCTTGCTAAAGGTTCATCATCGATTATTAAACATTTCATTTTAGGAAGGTTATTGTTCATCATTATCTATAGATAATTTTAAGGTTAGAGAAACTTTGTACACATTATCATCAGATTCAATCTTTAGGATATGAGAATCCGGATACTGAAGACCCAATCTTTTTTGTACATTCTGAAGACCTATTCCATGTGCACCATCTTTCTTTTTGTAGGTACTGAGATTGGAATAAGAATTTTCAACATAAAAAAACAGGGTATTATTTTCTTCTTTACATGAAATAATAATGTATCCTTTATGTCCTGGTAGGCGGCATACATATTTAAAAGCATTTTCTATAAAAGTAACGAGTAGAAGGGGAGCAATAAAGGCTTTCTGATTGTTGAGTTGCCAAGTAGCTTTTACATCCAGCTCATTTCCCCAGCGTAGTTTTTCTACTTCAACTAAATCCTGAAGGTATTGAATCTCCTGATTGAGTATGACTTGATTTTTGTTACAATGATATAATTGATAACGCAGAATATCAGAAAACTTAAACAGAAGAAAAGAAGCCAGCTCTGTATTTGTTTTCATTAAAATATGAATGTGATTAAGGATATTAAATACCAAATGTGGGTTAATCTGATCCTGCAACAGTTTAAGCTGGTTTTCTAAATGTGCCTGTTGCAACAGAATGTGGTCACGTTCTATTTTCCCATGTTCCAGATAAAATCTGATACCACAAGCAGTCCCATTAATTAAAAGCGATGCCGGAATCGACAGATAAAAACCCTTCCATAATACGGAAAGATGTGATAAAACCCCTGGTGGAATAGGAGTAATGGCATTAATATTAATGTAGGTAAAGACAAGTGAAAATATAAAGCTCAATAATAGAATGACAATGAGCGCCTCTATTAAAAACTGATTCATATTCTTAGATATTAATGCTTTGGGAAGACGTTTGTTCGTTAAAAAATGAGCAAAAATATAAGAGCTTATCAGAATGATAGAAGTCTGAAGAAAAGCATTATACATGCCGACATCAGCTTGGATCTGTATCCAGATAGCTATGCCGAAAACCATCCAAAAAATAGTTATTAATACATGTTTTTTTAAAACTAGGGGAGTTGTCATAGTTAAAAAGGTGGATTTATAAAAAATTAGAAACCGCAAGACTGCAGTTTCTAATGTGTAAAGGTAATTTAAGTTTTTAGAACAGGAAATATCCAATGCCCAGAGAGAAACTATGTGGCTTTGATTTGAACTCCTTACTGATGCTTGTCAGCCCTGTTTCATATCTCAGATCCACTGTAAAGTTTTTATAATCGACACCAATTCCTCCTGTAATTCCAACATTGAATTTATCGAATTTTTTTAATCCTTCATGCAGAGCTTTTGATGTAGAGATATTCTCATTAAATGCATAACTGTAGACCCCACCGGCAAATGCTCTAACATTAAAATCTTTAGAATTTACAATTTTATAACCAACTACGATAGGAACATCAATTGAATTCCATTTCAATTTAGGTGAGCTTCCTTCTTTCAGGTCATAGGATGTTTTTCTCTTATTGAATACTGCTTCCCCCTGTAAATATAAACGGTTGAAATCTACTCTTGTCATAATCCCAGCCTGATATCCTAATCCATATTTTCCCGTAAGGTCCGAAGATTCTGTGGATGTTTTTGTAAAGTTGGTTCCCGCTTTGACTCCGATGTGTATAGCTGGAGTTTGCTGTGCGTTGGTTTCCACGGAGCAAGTAATGCAAAGTAATAATGAGCTTACTGCTAAAAAACGTTGTTTCATAAAAATAAATGTTATTAAATCTGATGCAAAACAACGGATGTCAGAGATGAGATGAAATTTTATTTGATGAACGGTGGAGATGTTAGGATAAAAAGGAATTTATATTTAAAGAGTGAAACCAACACTAAAGAAAGTGCACTTAACACAGTCGGTATAAGGAAAATAAAAAATCGGAAAAATATTTCCGATTGGTTATCATTAAAAAGGTTCTTCTTCACAAATCATTCCTGGAGGGCATCCGCCACCAGGGTTACCTCCTCCTCCTGGACTTCCAACACTTACACAACTTCCTGGGTTTCCGTCATCAGGCATTTCACATGCTTTTCCGTAAGTACACTCACAGTCGGTCCAGCAATAAGCAGAGTCTCCATTACTATGACAGCCATTGATTCCACTTCCCAGAATTGTTGACAGATCTTTTCTTAAAAGTTTTTTCATGATAATTTGATTTTTAATGGTTTTGTTTAATAAATATAAAGAAAACGATTGAATTAGAATGGGTTGTGCTTTATGAGAATCGATTTTAACTTGTAATTGATCTGATACTAGATTACTTAGTAGAATACAAATGCCTTTAATAAACCTAAAGAAAAAAGCCACAGCAATTGCTATGGTTTCTCGTTTTTTATGTAATAGTTAAAATTGTTTTTCATAGTTGAAGGTTTAGCTCCAACTAAGTTACAGTTTATTTTTTATTACTCACATTGTAGAGAAGTAAAAACTCAGAAGTATTATACTTGTAATAGGTTATCTGTTAGATTGTTATAGTTGTAGGAGGTATTGGTAATGTTCCACCAATACAAAAACCCCTGTATAAACAGAGGCTTTTGTATCTATAGTATATTACTGATTATTTTTTAACAATATTAATAATCACTTCAGTAGCTTTTTCCATACTTTCTAATGCAACGTATTCGTAAGGTCCGTGGAAATTGATACCTCCAGCAAAAATATTAGGACATGGAAGACCCATATAAGACAATTGCGCACCATCTGTTCCTCCTCTGATCGCTTTAATCTTAGGTTCGATATTCGCTTCTTTCATTGCTTCAGCAGCCTGGTCAATAATATGCATTTTACCATCGAACTGCTGCTTCATGTTACGGTACTGTTCTTTAATTTCTACTTCAGCAGTTCCCTCACCATGTTTCTGATTAAATTCAGCCACTTTCTGTTCCATGAATTTCTTTCTGGCTTCAAATTTTTCTTCATTATGATCCCGAATGATATACTGAAGTTTTGCCTCAGAGATATCTGCAGTAATATCCATTAAATGATAAAACCCATCAAATCCTTTTGTTGTAGAAGGTGTTTCATTTGCTGGAAGAGATTGTGCAAACTCAGCAGCCAGAAGACTTGCGTTCACCATTTTTCCATATGCATAACCAGGGTGAACACTTAATCCGTGTATTTTTACCACAGCTCCGGCAGCGTTAAAGTTTTCATATTCCAATTCTCCAACTTCT is part of the Chryseobacterium paludis genome and encodes:
- a CDS encoding ribosomal maturation YjgA family protein, producing the protein MKIKFNLKYLFLTILLFLTEVLIATVLKDIFFIRAYLGDVIVVILLYTFIKTFTIIDDQKLIVGIFIFSCVIELAQYFNIAEKIGFRKGSLMYIVIGNSFSWIDIACYAVGCLILYIIVKYKNYKLLLTTQG
- a CDS encoding BaiN/RdsA family NAD(P)/FAD-dependent oxidoreductase; protein product: MKKIIIIGGGAAGFFCASNLDETKYKVIILEQNSDVLQKVKISGGGRCNVSHACFDPRELVQFYPRGNKELLSVFTKFQPGDTMEWFDQRNISLKIENDNRIFPESNSSQTIINTFLNEIQKKNIEVKTKCVVKEILKEEEKYIVKTNSEDFEADYIIYTTGSSPKSLKIIENLGHKIISLVPSLFTFNIKNDLLKDLAGTSFENAEISIPKLKTEESGPLLITHWGLSGPAILKISAWEAIDLALVKYNFEIEANFISKTMDEAEALFQNFRQSNPKKTIGQSKIFDITNRFWQKVLEVSKVDLNKQVANISGKEMLIILENLCKKKLQVTGKSTFKDEFVTAGGVDLKEINFKNMSSKIIPNFYIAGEVLNIDAVTGGFNFQACWSEAWLIAQDLNIK
- a CDS encoding bacteriocin, whose amino-acid sequence is MKKSDLLKRKLSKKELKEINGGNSNGCDMECLCINPGGDPYIGVCDIKGACC
- a CDS encoding class IIb bacteriocin, lactobin A/cerein 7B family, translated to MKKSSIQIKKLTKKELKEINGGFGPACPRVISCFDRHTGEELSGVYGIQDGYCC
- a CDS encoding DUF6268 family outer membrane beta-barrel protein — protein: MKKGLLTVFYGLAHLSCWVNAQSGISGEVKTEYIPHSSYIRPEDSVKTNSKSDFKRMDVSFNIPLSMKKTDDGKVKAWSLLVNGSYAKMSHKNYESSLFPDQMLNAQIGLQHLRPLGGKWSMMITASAGVYTDLENVNFDDVLGQGGILFIKNFSPNLALGAGPVLTTAFGVPMIMPWIYFDWKTGSKIKFKINFPEGLEAGYQFTDKFALKGVVEMNGMTVERNKGGKSTLLGYQQITAGLRPELQISKNLSLRLTGGTALLRSFNENDRKIKSIFKTKKMEDPRFASTFYMAFSLRWNLP
- the thiL gene encoding thiamine-phosphate kinase, with the translated sequence MFEDKSQELTPISKLGEFGLIKHLTEHFPLSNESSELGVGDDAAVINPGNKKVVLTTDVLAEGVHFNLGYVPLKHLGYKAVVVNLSDIAAMNATPTQILVSLAVSNRFPVEALEELYSGIQAACSRYKVDLIGGDTTSSNAGLVMSITAVGIEDEENLIKRSTAKANDLLVVSGDLGGAYMGLQILEREHAVFLADPNMQPEMEGFDYILERQLKPEARTDVKSILKELDIKPTSMIDISDGLASEILHLSDQSKVGFRLYEEKIPMDSLTISTADEMNLNPVMTALSGGEDYELLFTISPNDFDKIKNHPDFTIIGHAVEKEEGNFMVARGSNQLVSLTAQGWDAFLGNQKEE
- a CDS encoding thioredoxin family protein; translated protein: MKNLKIIILTFIIGFGMLSFTTRDNDKKGTEKHPISLSNKGYEVGDEATDFKLKNIDGKMVSLSDYKNAKGFIVIFTCNHCPYAKKYEDRIIELDKKYKDQGYPVIAINPNDPNVQPEDGYKQMIERAKQKGFTFPYLVDEGQKIYPQYGATKTPHVFVLQKNNGKNIVKYIGAIDNNYDNPNDVSEYYAQDAVNSLIKGEPIKMTKTVAIGCTVKVKK
- a CDS encoding acyl-CoA thioesterase — protein: MTFYHTFEVRWSDLDANKHLANSSYVQYCAQTRMAFMTKEKMGVTQLSRWGIGPVMLHERYSFFKEIYADQTVIVSLEIDGCSEDSSIYRFLHKFYTPDGVHCATSEATGVWIDMMLRKMTTPPDDIVEAMNKYKTADTQILTREDFKKFPFHAENIDPTEFNK
- a CDS encoding DUF2306 domain-containing protein, which translates into the protein MLLVKKKYLPVLKILLILGFGYFFWLMLQITLEYIPLKADVSFLMIKQTEVEHRPEYLPFFYTHVYTSIFVLLSGFLALLRRDFGLKNFHRNAGKVYILLLLIFCAPAGIYMAIFANGGFPSKISFIILGSLWWFTTFKAYQFAKQKKFTLHKQWMWRSFALTLSAITLRMWKVIIVYLFHPNPMDVYQIIAWLGWIPNILLIEFLITKKIL
- a CDS encoding YARHG domain-containing protein — translated: MKILNYALIPLLTVSLLSCKKDAKNTSSSSDSLTAKKDSVIIPEIHKEYYGIYTGDFAGMEKMLDESDGSEYDGSILKRISLKINKITKDSVYGQSIVNGNQRPFRGIFNEATKSFVLDEPGSDKTDGRFEVKLNNDSLSGKWTAFNKTAVKASSKTLRLAKKDFVYNPNFMLDEDSDLVDWTNPKSFVEKYKDEETGKTESYTTSKNRVATEAIFKINASKQKLTEKDIKNLRKLDMEIIKNSVFARHGYSFKKETYRNFFEHTDWYIPVSGNVDNDLSPMEKENVALLNRFIKYAEDKYDSFGR
- a CDS encoding TlpA disulfide reductase family protein translates to MKNSISILFLFLCFTISKAQQINVSSIKYEELEKRIQQEKDKLLVVNFWSTTCAPCIKELPYFMEVNNKHKDNPKFKMILVSLDRAVDKEKVIKFIKNKNLTTEVILLDDIKRMNTWIPRFEKDWDGNIPVTLFYKNGEKIFFNDGEMSKDELENTINKNLL
- a CDS encoding LytR/AlgR family response regulator transcription factor; protein product: MNNNLPKMKCLIIDDEPLARFYLKDMADQIDFLEAADTCATALEANYKVQDNQIDLIFLDINMPYLTGLEFLEQLENPPLCILTTAYSEYALEGYRLQVVDYLLKPIAFNRFYQAVNKAHQQFILSEKSKKNLQLDDPFLYVRQSDTFIKVSWVDILYIESMQNYTKLHFKDKSLVIHQTMKAIEESLSPEHFFRIHKSFLINITHIEMISGGRLYINKIELPISRTRKEELLNQVVYKKLISK